The Rhineura floridana isolate rRhiFlo1 chromosome 10, rRhiFlo1.hap2, whole genome shotgun sequence genome includes a region encoding these proteins:
- the LOC133365269 gene encoding 7-alpha-hydroxycholest-4-en-3-one 12-alpha-hydroxylase-like — translation MNFWETVLCAFLATLLATILGGLYTIGAFRKRKPKEPPLDKGFIPWLGHGIAFKKNPVEFLQAMRKKHGDIFTFLVGGNYMHFVADPDSYEQILKESEDKLDFKKFASMIVFNAFAFQTTESHHHIVKRISYEYLRGKNLTALNQVMMEKLKMVMLHSQGSGEEKRHWQQDGVLHFSYKTIFQAAFMALFGTEPGTDAKSKDNATENTPTPYEELLGDFQKFDDLFPQMALGILDPEGKKETERLKNLFWDTLSVDKLYQKDNISKWVVEQDQQMSDIGMTEKMRSQFLFLLLWASQANTGPATFWILVYLLKYPEAMEAVREEVNRVLRETGQEVKPGSPFIDVSLETIKTPLLDSAIEETLRLKSSPFLFRSVKQDTDLTMADGTEYILRKGDHLLLFPFIGLQTDPEIHPDPHTFKCDRFLNPDGTKKEFYKNAKKLKYYSMPFGGGPSLCPGRFFAVSEMKMFVILMLTYFDMELVNAEEEIPPVDVTRYGFGTIHPSHDIKFRYRQRF, via the coding sequence ATGAATTTCTGGGAGACTGTGCTTTGTGCTTTCTTAGCAACCCTCCTAGCGACCATACTTGGAGGGCTCTATACAATAGGAGCATTTCGCAAGAGGAAACCCAAGGAACCTCCACTGGACAAAGGCTTCATTCCATGGCTGGGACATGGGATTGCTTTTAAGAAGAACCCTGTcgaatttttgcaagcaatgcggAAGaagcatggggatattttcacaTTTTTGGTTGGTGGCAACTACATGCATTTTGTGGCAGATCCTGACTCGTATGAACAAATACTTAAAGAATCAGAAGACAAACTGGATTTTAAGAAGTTTGCATCAATGATAGTTTTTAATGCATTTGCTTTTCAGACCACTGAATCTCATCATCATATTGTGAAAAGAATTAGCTATGAATATCTTAGAGGGAAGAATCTGACTGCCCTGAACCAGGTGATGATGGAGAAACTGAAGATGGTGATGCTCCACAGCCAGGGTTCAGGAGAGGAGAAGAGACACTGGCAGCAGGACGGAGTCCTCCACTTTAGCTACAAAACCATCTTCCAAGCTGCCTTTATGGCTTTGTTTGGAACTGAGCCAGGCACAGATGCCAAGAGCAAAGATAATGCTACTGAGAATACCCCAACACCATATGAAGAGCTTTTGGGGGATTTTCAGAAATTTGATGATTTATTTCCCCAAATGGCTCTCGGCATCCTTGATCCTGAGGGCAAGAAGGAGACAGAAAGGTTGAAGAATTTATTCTGGGACACACTCTCAGTAGATAAGTTGTATCAGAAGGATAATATCAGTAAATGGGTAGTTGAGCAAGATCAGCAGATGTCTGATATTGGGATGACGGAAAAGATGCGGAGTCAattcctgtttcttcttctttGGGCATCTCAAGCAAACACTGGTCCAGCTACTTTCTGGATTCTTGTGTATCTCCTGAAATATCCAGAAGCAATGGAGGCAGTGAGGGAAGAAGTGAACAGAGTACTAAGAGAGACCGGTCAGGAAGTGAAGCCAGGCAGCCCCTTCATCGACGTGTCTCTGGAAACGATAAAGACTCCTCTTCTGGACAGTGCAATAGAGGAAACTCTGCGCTTGAAATCCAGTCCTTTTCTGTTCCGAAGTGTGAAGCAGGATACAGATCTGACAATGGCTGATGGGACAGAATACATTCTTCGGAAAGGAGACCATCTACTTCTTTTCCCTTTTATTGGACTGCAAACGGATCCAGAAATCCACCCTGACCCTCACACATTCAAATGCGACAGGTTCTTGAACCCAGATGGCACGAAAAAAGAGTTCTACAAGAATGCGAAAAAGCTCAAATATTACAGTATGCCTTTTGGGGGAGGACCGTCTTTGTGCCCTGGGCGATTCTTTGCTGTTAGTGAAATGAAGATGTTTGTGATCCTGATGCTCACCTACTTTGACATGGAACTGGTGAATGCAGAAGAGGAAATCCCACCAGTAGATGTAACCCGCTATGGGTTTGGAACTATACATCCTTCTCATGACATCAAGTTCAGGTATCGGCAGCGGTTTTAA